The Stenotrophomonas sp. NA06056 genome segment GTGCGGCTTGCGCATTCATCTAGCGTCAGGCGGCATGAAGCGAGGCTGAAAGCGCTGCGGCCGCTCAGCTGCCAGAAAGGAAAAGGGCCGCAGTACGCGGCCCTTCCCTTGGTCTTCCCGGCGTTGCTTAGTGGCCCATGGCGCGCTGGGCCTGCTTCACCTGCTCCTGCTGGGCGTCCTGTTGCTGCAGGACATCCGGTGCACCGCGCACCGCACCGCTGCTGAGCGCCATGCTCTGCTCGCTGGCAGCGCGGGTGTCCACCGCCGCGCGGCATGCGGCCGGGTCACCGGCGGTGCCCTGTACGGCAAACATGCGCTCGCCGTTGGTGCTGGGCACCACCGAGTCGATGCGCTGCATGCCGCTGGCCTGCGCCTCCCTGGTCAGTGCAGCGGCGGCGGCTTCCAGTGCATGGCGGTCCTTGAAGGTGCCTGCCGGCAGGCCTTCCATACCCTTCACCGCCTGGTTGTACATCGGGTTCTGCGGATGGCGCTCGTCATTGAGCAGCGGGCGCTCGCGCGCGTCCTTGATCGCATCCAGCGTCTTCGGGCCGATGATGCCGTCCACTGCCAGACCGTTGTCCTTCTGCAGCTGGCGCACGGCCGCCTCGGTGTTGCGACCGAACTTCCCGTCTTCAACCAGCGGCTTGCCATCGGCACCGGCGTAACCCAGGTGACCCAGCTGCTCCTGCACCCTGCGCACCCCTTCACCGTGCGCGCCCTGCTTATGCACTTCGTTGCTGGTCGGCGGCTTCTCCTGTGCTGCCGGCTTCGGCTCGGCTGCGCCCTTGGCCTGCACCTGCTCGTGCGCCTGGTTGCGGTCCTGCAGCAGCTCGCGCGCCTGGTGCAGCGGATCGGAGGCGAACAGCTTCCAGTTCGGGTGGTCCTTCACCTGCTTGAGGTAGTCCTCCACCGGCATCGTGTGCACGCCCAGCTTGCCGGTGGACTGGCTGATCAGCAGCGTGTCGGTGTTCGGGTCACGCACCACCATCACGATGTGGTCGATGCCTTTCCAGTACTCGTGCTGGGTACTGGCCGTATCCAGGCCGATCACCATGCCTTCCTTCAGCGCGCCCGGCTTGAGGATATCGTCGCGCTTGAGCAGCACGCCCGAGTCCTTGTAGGCCTGCTCGACGATGCTGCCCGAACCGGCGAAGCCCAGCTTGATCTTGTCGGCATCGGCGAACACCGCGTGGCCGGCCTTCTGGTTGATCTCATCCTGGGTCTTGTTGAGCAGCGTACCGACCCAGCCGGAGCAATCGATGTAACCCTGGGCAACGTTCTTGCCGGATACACCGGGGACATGCAGGCGATGCCCCTCGATGTTGATCGCGTACTTGACGTTGTCGTACTTCACGCCCGCGTTGTAGGCCGCATCCAGCGAAATACCGGGTGCATCCGGCTTGGCGGCGGCAGCCGTGGCGGTGGCGGCGATGGCTGCGGCACCGGCGGCAACAGCTGCCTGCGCGATCGGGGTCACGGTCTGGGTCGGTGCGGCCTGCACCGGCGCCGGACGCGCCTGCGCCTCGGTGATCGGTGCGATGTGCTTTTCCGGGATGCTGATCGCGTCGTACTTGCGGTCGTAGTACTGGGCGAAGGTGCTGGCCAGGTCACGATTATTCATCGTGCGCATCTCGGCGCGCGTATGCCCGGTCAACGCTTCCACGTCACCGCCGATCTGGCCCATGATGCGCGGCCGCATGTCGATCAGATCGCCGCGGCCGTCGCGCACGACGCCGAACGTACCGGTGGCGATCGCGGTCTGGATCGAACCGTAGCCGGCCGCGCCCTGCTGGTGTGCCAGATACAGGTCCAGGCCGCTCGGCTTCTCGTCACCGGACAGGTACGGGTGGCCGGTGCGGTCATGGCGCTTTTCCATGTCCACCAGGTTGCGCTTGAACATCTCCGCTGCCGCTTCGGTGTTGCGGGTCGGGTCGTACTCGTGGCCGCTCAGGCCGTACTGCTTGGCCGACGACGGCAGGAACTGGAACAGGCCCTTGGCATCGGTCTTGTCGTTGTGCGCGCGTTCGTTGAAGCGGCCACCGGTCTCGATGTGGGCAAAGCGCAGGAAGTCCTCGCTGGCGATGCCCTTGCGCTGTGCAACCTGCTCGATGATGTCGAGAACTTCCTTTCTGCTGTAGTCACGTTGTGCCATGACACTTCCTCTGGGGTTGATGGAGCGGCCTTTGCCGCGATACGCCAACCGGACTCATCCGTGAGTCTTCAACATGTCGGTCAACAGGTGCTGCGAGGTGGTGCGTCTTACTGTTCGACGTAGGCCTTGCGGGCGGTGTCGTAGTGGTACTGGCGTGCATCGGCCGCACCCAGCGCACGGGTCTGGCCCGGGCCGGAAATGGTGGTGCCGGTGGCGGCGACACTGAGGGTGGGCAGGTCGCTGCCGGCGACGGCGTTGAAGGCCAGAACGCCCTGGTTGCTGACGCACGGCATCACCTGGCCGTCGTCGCAGGCGGCCGAATTGTCCTCGCCGGTGATCACCGTGCCCAGGCTGGCCCAGACCTGGCCGTCCTCGGACTTCTCGTAGTCCGGGTTGAACAGCAGTACGGCATAGCTTTCGATGCTGGTACCGGTGGCGAAGGTGCTGGTCGGCACCGCCAGCACCAGCTTGCCGGCCGGGGTGCGGTACTCCAGCGGCTTGCGCTTGCTGTCGATGTCCGGCGCGGTGCCGTTGGCGCCAACGGTGCCGATCCAGGGTTCGGCACCCTTGAATACCCACGGCCGATCCGGCTTGTCGCCGGTCAGAGTGAAGGTGGCCTCGGTCAGCGTGACCTGGCTGTCCGGACCGACATCGTCTTCGCCGGGCTTGCCGTACTTCTGCGGTGTGTTCCAGGCAAAGCCGGTGTAATAGCGGGTGCCGGCCAGTTCGAAGGCGTGGCCGAACCAGAAGGTGGCAACACTGCCATTGGCGACTTCATACGAAACGGCGCCATCGCCGTCGACGTCGTAGATGAAATACAGCACGCTGCCGGCATCGGGCGGCGTGGCGATGGCCGTGGTGGCGGGTGTGGCGGAGCTCAGCATCGGGGCAACATCCTGTCGTGGCGCGTTGGCGCCCTGTGGTGACGCGGTCGAAGTCGAGGGGGTGCAGGCGCTGGCAAGCAGCGCAACGAGCAGGCCGGCGAATGACGCACACAGACGTGGGCGGGCACGGGCCAAGCGGGATTCCGGAAGGATCTTCATGCACCTCTCCATGGTTTGCGGGCGTCGGGCAGGAAGGCCAACGCAGAACACGCCCCGCCCTCGATGAGGGGGAACGTCGTGATGAGCCGGTCGATTCCTTCGACCTCGCATAGGAGAGCCCATCGCGGCGGATGATGGCACAGATGCGACGGCGATCACAGGGGGCAGGGGGAAGGGGCCTCCCCACGGCGCCGTGAGCGGCGTCTCAGATCTTTCCGTCGCGCAGGTAGTCGAACAGCTCCGCGTCGCCCTTCAGCCCCAGCTTGAGCATGGCATCGCCCTTCTGCCGGCTGATCGTGCTGACGCTCTTGTGCAGCTGCAGCGAGATTTCCTTCACCGTCATGCCGGTGCCGAGCAGGCGCAGCACCTCTACTTCACGCGGCGACAACGGTTTGCCATCGCCCTCGCGCATGCGCCAGCTGCCGGCTTCCTCCACACGCTCGCGCAGGCTGCGGCTGATGTAGGACTGGCCCCGATAGACGGCCTGGATCGCCTGCGGCAGTTCATCCATCGACGAACTCTTGTCGACCAGGCCGAGCACGCCGCTGTCGAGCACCATGCGCAGGATCGCCAGGTTGTTGGAGACACTGAGCATGAGCACCGGCAGGTCGGGATGGCGGCGGCGGATCATGCCGATCATGGCGAAGCCATCGGCCTGGGGGCTGCCGGGCATCGAATAGTCGGTGACCAACAGGTCGCAGGGCTGGGTGGCCAGCAGGGTCATCAGCGCCTGGGCGTTGTCTGCCTCGCCCACGACCCGGCCAACGCCGCTGGACTCGATGACGGCGCGGGTACCGATGCGGACCACGGGGTGATCGTCTGCGATGATGATGCGCAAGGTCATGCTCTAGTATGGCCACCGGCACGCCGGACCGCGACTGTCGCGGTCCCTGGCAGGACTTCCAGGAGATCGTTGCAGATGCGCAGCTGGGCGGCTCGTGGACTGATCCTGTTGACGGCCCTGTTGGCCCCGCCGGTGCAGGCCCAGCCTGCGCCCCTGCCCGGGCCGTTGCCGTTGAGTCCCCTGCAGCGCGAGTACCTGGCCGCACATCCTGTTGTCGTTGTCGGGCAGTATGACAGTGGCTGGCCTCCTTTTGAGTCGATCCAGGACGGGAAGCAGGTGGGCCTCGGCCCGGACTACCTGACGCTTCTGGCTCGGCAGCTTGGCCTGAAGGTGGAGACGCGCCGTTTTCCGGACTGGCCCTCGGTGCTGGATGCGGCATGCCGCGGCGAGATCGACGTGGTGATGAACATCGCGCTCAGTGCCGAGCGGACCCGTTGCATGGTCTACACCGCCGCCTATGCCGAGGCACCGCTGGCCATGGTCGGGCGGCCCCAGGACCTGCGTGCCTCGGAGGGCCCCGATCTGGATGGGTTGCGTGTTGTGGTCGAGCAGGACTTCCTGACCGGGCCGCAGGTGCGTGCGCGGTTCCCCAGTGCACGGCAACTTGTCGCAAACAACACGCTGACCGCCTTGCATATGGTCAGAGACGACAAGGCCGACATCTTCATCGGCAACGCCTACGTGGCCACGGAACTGATTGCCGCCGCTGGACTGAAGGGTGTGGTGTTGCTGCGGCCCAGCGACCTGCCCCCGGAGCAGTTGCATTTCGGCGTGCCAAACAGCAAACAGCCGTTGTCGGAAGCACTGGATCTGGCGCTTGCCGCCGTCAGCGAGGCGCAGCGCGACACCCTCGCGCAGCGCTGGTTGCCGCCTCCGCAATGGTCCGCGTCGGCGCAGCTGGCGTTGAGCCAGGCCGAAAAACGCGTGCTGCAGCAGCCGTTGAAGATTGGCTTCGCACCCAACGCCGCTCCCCTGTCGTTCGCCGACAGGAATGGCAAGCCCAGCGGCCTGACCAATGAATACCTGCAGCGCCTGCTGCAGGCCGGCGCCAACCTGCAGGTTGAAAACAGCCATGACTGGTACGAGGTGCGCGAAAAGGCGCGTCGCGGGGAACTGCAGGCAGTGATCGGCATTCCAGCCGATTCGCGCTATCTGGGGCCGGAATGGGTGTTCAGCCAGCCCTTCATCACCGTGCCCAATGTGATCGTCACCCGCACTGACAGTCCTTCGATGCTGGGCTTGTCGGACCTGAACGGCAAACGCGTGCTGCTGTCCGATCCGGAGCGCGTCCGCGGCTATGTGCAGCAGCAGGCGCCGGAGGTGAAGATCGTCGCCGCGCGCAGCGCCGAGCAGGCCCTGGAGCGCCTCGCCGATGGTGAGGCCGATGCCTACGTGGGCAACCTGGCGCTGGTCGACCAGCTGCTGCGCACCCGCTTTCCGGGACGCTTGCAGCTGGCTGCACCCGCCGGGTTCAACGATCAGCTGACACTGGCGGTGGAGCGCCGCCATGCGGCCTTGGCCACCACCTTCGACCGCTTGCTGCTGCAGATGGGCCCACGCCAGCGCGAGGCCCTGCGCGGCGATTGGCTGGCGGTGGAATATCGCGATGGCGTGGACTGGCGCACGCTGCTGCGCTGGGGCCTTCCGCTGCTGCTGGTGCTGGCCACCGCGGCGGCGATGCACGGGCTGGGGCACTGGCGGTTGCGCCGCGAAGTCGCCGGTCGCCGTGAGCTGGAGCAGCGCCTGGCCGAGGTGACCGACAACCTGCCTGCCATCGTCTACCAGGCCCGCCGCGAAGCCGATGGCACGTTGAGCTTTCCCTTCATTGCCGGCGATGTGCAGTCGATGTTCGGGATCAGCCGGCAGCAGGCGGAGGCGGATGGACAGGCGTTGCTGGCGTGCATCGATGCCGATGACCGCGAAAAAGTGCTGCGCGCGATGGAGCTGGCGGCGCGCAACTTTGCACCGCTTTCCTTCGAGTTCTGTATCCATCGCGACGGAAGCGCGCCCTGCTGGGTGCGCAGCCAGGCACATCCGTACTCCACGGAAGCGGGCGCGGTGACCTGGAGTGGCTACTGGGTCGACGTGAGCCAGGCACGCGCGCAGGCCGATGCGCTGGCCGCGGCGATGGTCGAGGCCGAGCAGGCCGCGGCGGCCAAATCACGCTTCCTGGCCACCATGAGCCATGAAATCCGCACGCCGATGAGTGGTGTGCTGGGCATGCTGGAGGTGCTGGCGCATTCGCCGCTGGACGCAGAACAGCAGCGCATCCTCGGCGTGATCGAAGACTCGGCGCAGATGCTGCGGCAGATCCTGGACGACATCCTCGACTATTCGCGGATGGAAGCGGGCGCGCTGCGCCTGGAGCCGGTGCCACTGCCGGTGCGGCCCCTGCTGGAGGGCGTCCACCGGTTGTTGTTGCCGCAGGCCACGGCGCGCGGCCTGGATCTGCAGCTGGACATCGACGAACACCTGGCCCAGGCCCATGAAGTGGATGGCGTGCGCCTGCGCCAGGTCGTGTTCAACCTGCTCAGCAATGCCATCAAGTTCACCGTGAAGGGGTCGGTACGGTTGCAGCTGGAGGTGCTGGGGCCTACTGCGGAGGATGGCAGCCAGCCGCTGCGCCTGAGCGTTACCGATACCGGCATCGGCATTGCGCCGGAGCAGTTGCCGACCCTGTTCGAACCCTTCACCCAGGCCGGCGCGTACATCCAGCGCGACCATGGGGGCACCGGGCTGGGCCTGAGCATCTGCCGGCGCCTGGTGCAGAAGATGGACGGCGAACTGAAGCTGGACAGCACGCTGGGCGAAGGGACGCGGGTCGAGGTGCTGCTGTCGCTGGTGGAGGCGCGCAGCGAGGATGTGATCGCACTGCAGGCCGAGCATCAGCAGATCGCGCTGCTGCCCGCTGATCTGCGCCAGGCACGGGTGATGGTCATTGAAGATCATCCCACCAACCAGGCGATGATGGCCTGGCGCCTGCAGCAGCTGGGCGTGCCGCATGTGCTGGTCGATGACGGGCAGCAGGCACTGGACCGCCTGGCAGAGGAATCCTTCGATCTGGTCATCACCGATTGCCGCATGCCGGTACTGGATGGATTCAGCTTCACCCGCCTGTTGCGCGAACGCGAGGGCCGTAACGGCCAGCCGCGGATGCCGGTGCTGGCGCTGACCGCCAGTGTGCTTGACGACGATGCACGACGCTGCCGTGAAGCCGGCATGGACGATGTACTGGCCAAGCCATTGTCGTTGGGGACGCTACGGCACGCGCTGCTGCGCTGGCTGCCGCGCGCCGCCGGTGCCGAGGATGAGCAGAGCGCCGTGGACAGCGACGATGAGCCGGATGATGGCGAGGAGCTGCCCGATCTGGCGACCCTGCAGCAGCGCTTTGGCTCGCGCGAGATCGCCCAGCAGTTGCGCGACAGCCTGCTGAAGGCCAGTGAGGAAGACATCGCGGCCCTGCAGCGCGCGCTGCACGGAGGCGACCGGGCGACGGCCGCGCTGCACCTGCACCGACAGGCCGGCGCGCTGGGTGCGGTGGGTGCGCGAGGCCTGGCCGATCGCGCCAACGCGCTGGTGGAACGGTTGCAGGCCGCAGGCGATGCGGAGATCGCTTCGGCAGTCGCCGACGCGGGGCAGTTCGTCGCACATCTCCAGCAACAACTGCAGCGCCTGGCTCACTGAGCCGCGTGTTCCTGCAGGTAGGCGATCACCAGCGCGCGACGCTCGGCGCTGGGGAACGCGTTGTACATGCGCGTGCCGGGTACCACATGGGTGGGCGACTGCAGGAAGGTGTCCAGCGTCTGCGCACTCCACACGAAGTCGGCGCGGCGCATGCCCTGCGAGTATCCGTAATCGGGCAGGCTGCCCGCCCGGCGGCCGATCACCCCGTGTAGGTTGGGACCGAAGCGGTGGATGCCGCCCGCCTTGATGGTGTGGCAGCCCGCGCACAGTTCGAATGCACGCTGCATCGCCTGCTGGCGTGCCTGTTCCGGTGTGCTGGGCGCAGCCGGCGGGCGCTGGCACGCACTGGCGACCAGGATCGTGGCAACAGCGGGAAGCAGACGAAGGGCACGCATGGCGGGCAGGATAGCGGGCGTACGTGCTGCGGGGCTGCGACCGGCCGTCGCAGCCCCACCGCCGGTCACATGCCGGAGTAGTTCGGTCCGCCGCCGCCCTGCGGGGTCACCCAGACGATGTTCTGGGTCGGATCCTTGATGTCGCAGGTCTTGCAGTGCACGCAGTTCTGCGCGTTGATCTGCAGCCGCGCATCGTTGCCGTCACCGACGAACTCGTACACACCTGCGGGGCAGTAGCGTGCTTCCGGACCGGCGTACTCGGCCAGGTTCACCTTCACCGGAATGCTCGCATCCTTCAGTGTCAGGTGGCTGGGCTGGTCTTCGGCGTGGTTGGTGCTGCTGAGGAACACCGAGCTGAGGCGGTCGAACGTCAGCACGCCATCGGGCTTGGGATAGGCAATGCGCGTGTGCTTCGATGCCGGCTCCAGGCAGGCATGGTCCGGGATGCTGTGGCGCAGGGTCCACGGCGGATTGCGCACGCCCAGCTTCGGCAGCAGCCACTGCTCGATGCCGGTCATCAGCGTGGCCACGGTCTGGCCCTTCTTGAACCACTGCTTGAAGTTCTTCGACAGCTTCAGTTCGTCGTGCAGCCAGCTGGCTTCAAAGGCGGCCGGGTAGGCGCTGAGCTCATCGTGCTGGCGATCGGCTGCCAGCGCGTCGAAGGCCGCATCGGCGCACAGCATGCCGGTCTTGATTGCAGCGTGGCTGCCTTTGATGCGGCTGACGTTGAGGTAGCCGGCTTCGCAGCCGACCAGCGCGCCGCCGGGGAACACCGTCTTGGGCAGCGACATCAGGCCGCCGGCGGTGATCGCGCGCGCGCCGTAGCCGATGCGGGTGCCGCCTTCCAGATGCTTGCGGATCGACGGATGGGTCTTGAAGCGCTGGAATTCCTCGAACGGGCTCAGCCACGGGTTCTTGTAATCCAGGCCGACCACGTAGCCGATGGCGACCTTGCCACCGTCGGCGTGGTACAGGAACGCACCGCCGTAGGTATCGCTGTCCAGCGGCCAGCCGGCGGCGTGCACCACCAGGCCTGGCTCATGCTTGGCCGGGTCGATCTGCCACAGTTCCTTGATGCCGATGCCGTAGGCCTGCGGATCCTTGCCTTCATCCAGCTTGAAGCGGCTGATCAGCTGGCGGCCGAGATGCCCGCGCGCGCCTTCGGCGAACACCGTGTACTTCGCCTGCAGTGCCATGCCGCGTTCGAACGCCGGGCCAATCGTGCCGTCCTTTTCGATGCCCATGTCGCCGGTGGCAACGCCGATCACCGCGCCGTCATCGCCGTACAGCACTTCGGCCGCGGCGAAGCCGGGGAAGATCGCCACTTCCAGCGCTTCGGCCTGCTGCGCCAGCCAGCGGGTGACCTCGCCCAGGCTGATGATGTAGTTGCCTTCGTTGTGGAAGCACTCGGGCAGCAGCGCGTGCGGGGTGGTGCGCGCACCGGTCTCGCTGAGGAACAGGAACTCGTCGCGGGTGACCTTCTGCTTCAGCGGCGCACCGCGCTCGGCCCAGTCCGGGAACAGTTCGGTCAGCGCGCGCGGGTCCATGACCGCACCGGACAGCACGTGCGCGCCGGGCTCGGAGCCCTTCTCCAGCACACAGACCGACAGTTCACGACCGGCTTCGATCGCGCGTTGGCGCAGGCGGATCGCGGTGGCCAGGCCGGCCGGGCCGGCACCGACGATGACCACGTCGAATTCCATGACTTCACGCGGGGGCAGGGCGTTGGCTTCAGCACTCATCGATTGCATGACTCGTGGGTAGTGCCGGCATCGGGGCCACCGGCGGTTGCCTGGGAATCGCGCGTGCAGCCACGGGCGAAACGGTTGTTTGAATGTTGTCAGGGTACCGGGCTGCGCGTGATCGAGCTAGATCGGCGATGTTCACACCGCGATTGCTGCAATGCAGCGTAGTGCTGCAGCTCTGGTGGGTGCCGACCCTGGTCGGCACGCTCTGCCCGGATGACCGACAATGGCCGGGTCCCGACTGCGTGTGAGTGCCATGGCTTTGGATCCGTACGACCTGTTCGATGTCCGTTCCCTGCTCAGCGAGGAAGAGCGCGCGGTACAGGAAAGCGTGGCCCGCTTCACCAACGAGCGCGTGCTGCCGATCATCGGCGATGCCTTCGACCAAGCGCGGTTCCCCTCGGAACTGGTGCCGGAGATCGCCTCGCTGGGCCTGCTCGGCGCCACGCTGCCGGCCGAGTACGGCGGCGGCGACCTCGGCGCGGTCAGCTACGGCCTGATCTGCCAGGAGCTGGAGCGCGGCGATTCGGGGCTGCGCAGCTTCGTGTCGGTGCAGAGCTCGTTGTGCATGTACCCCATCTATGCCTACGGCAGTGAAGAACAGCGTCGGCAGTGGCTGCCGGCAATGGCGCGCGGCGAACTGATCGGCTGCTTTGGGCTGACCGAGGCGCATGGCGGTTCCGACCCGGCCAGCATGAAGACCCGTGCCGTGCGCGACGGCGACGACTGGCGCATCAACGGCAGCAAGATGTGGATCACCAGCGGCCCGGTGGCCGACCTGGCCATCGTCTGGGCGCAGACCGAGGACGGCATCCAGGGGTTCGTGCTGGAGAAGGGCATGCCCGGCTTCACCACGCAGGAAATCAAGCACAAGATGAGCCTGCGTGCGTCGCTGACCGGCGCGCTGTTCTTCGACGATGTGCGCGTGCCTGACAGTCATCGCCTGCCGAACGTGAAGGGGCTGAAGGGGCCGCTGGGCTGCCTGACCCAGGCCCGTTTCGGCATCAGCTGGGGCCCGATCGGCTCGGCCATCGCCTGCCTGGACGAAGCACTGGGTTACGCCAAGGAGCGCGTGCTGTTCGGCCGTCCGCTGGCCGCCACGCAGAGCGCGCAGATCAAGCTGGCCGAGATGGCCCGTCGCATCACCATGGCGCAGCTGCTGGCGCTGCAGCTGGGCCGCCTGAAGGAGGCCGGCCAGGTGCAACCGCAGCAGGTCAGCCTGGCCAAGTGGAACAACTGCCGCATGGCGATCGATATCGCCCGCGAGTGTCGCGATCTGCTGGGCGGCGCCGGCATCACCACCGAGCACGTGGCGATCCGCCATGCGCTGAACCTGGAATCGGTGATCACCTATGAAGGCACCGAGACCGTGCACCAGCTGGTGATCGGCCGCGAGCTGACCGGCATCAACGCGTTCTGAGCGAGGCGGGGAACAACCATCCACGCATGGCGTGGATCTACTGGGTGGGTGCCAACCTTGGTTGGCACATTCCTTCAGCGCGCGACCCAACATCTGTGCGGACCAAGGTCCGCACCCACCATGAGCGGTTCACCCCCATCAGAAGCGCTTCGCCGCCACCTGAAGCGGCCTACGCCCCGCCGGCAAACCCGTGCTGGCGCCACGCCTCGTACATCACCACCGCAACGGTGTTGGAAAGATTGAGGCTGCGGTTGTCCGGCCGCATCGGCAGGCGCAGGCGGCGACCATCGGGCAGGGCATCAAGCACGTCCTGCGGCAGGCCACGACTTTCCGGGCCGAACAGGAAGGCATCACCGTCTTCGAACGACACGCTGTCATAGCGGACGCTGGCACGGGTGCTCAGGGCGAACAACCGCTTCGGTGCGATCCGCGCCAGCGCAGTATCCAGGTCGGGGTGCACCTGCAGGCGCGAGTACTCGTGGTAGTCCAGGCCGGCGCGCTTGAGCTGCTTGTCTTCCAGTGCGAAGCCGAGCGGCTCGACCAGGTGCAGCTGCGCGCCGGTGTTGGCGCAGAGCCGGATCACATTGCCCGTGTTGGGCGGGATTTCCGGTTGGAACAGGATCACGTGGAACTGGGGCGCGGCATTCATCGGCGCAGTTTACCTGCGAAGGCCGCCGCCTTTACGGCGCACGCCCTGCTCGGGGCAGGGCGGCACCGCTTACGGGCGCAGCAGGACCTGGGCGGTTTCGGCAGCGAAGGCCTGCAGCTGGGCGGCGCTCGGACGCACCTGCAGGGCCGGCAGGTTGACGATCACCTGGTTGGCGACGCTGGTGGCGGCAGCGGCCAGGGTGGCGGCGTAGCGCTGGGCTTCCTGCTCGGCAGCCAGGGCAACACGCTGCTCCAGGCTCGGGCGCACCTCAACCGAGGCCAGGGTGGTGATCGGCAGCGCGGCGGCGACCGGGGCGGCGATGAAGCCGTCGCGCTCGCTCAGCTGGTCTGCGCTCGGGCGCACTTCGACAGTGGCGAGGGTCGGGATGCCGCTGGCCTGTTCCCAGGCCTGCTGGACCAGTTGGTCGGCGGCCGGGCGGACCTGCACGGTGGACAGGGTCTTGATGGATTCGGAGGCCTGCACCGACGAAACAACCGCGGTGCCGGCGATCAGGGCGATGGCGATGGCAATGGTCTTGGCGTTCATGACGGGGCCTGTTTAGTGTTGGTGAGCAGTGGTGTGGTAGTAAG includes the following:
- a CDS encoding tRNA (cytidine(34)-2'-O)-methyltransferase; translation: MNAAPQFHVILFQPEIPPNTGNVIRLCANTGAQLHLVEPLGFALEDKQLKRAGLDYHEYSRLQVHPDLDTALARIAPKRLFALSTRASVRYDSVSFEDGDAFLFGPESRGLPQDVLDALPDGRRLRLPMRPDNRSLNLSNTVAVVMYEAWRQHGFAGGA